In Rhodothermales bacterium, a single genomic region encodes these proteins:
- the cmk gene encoding (d)CMP kinase, translating into MPFLPAIIALDGPAGSGKTSTARAVAERLGFVYLDTGAMYRAVTLAALEAGSALTDEAVGRLLATLRLDLGYRDGHMTVRIDGDDATERLRGQEVGRHVSQVSALRSVRVRMVEAQREIARSQLAAGRGVVVDGRDIGTVVFPEATLKIFMSANARVRAKRRQRELAEKGDRRSVGQVLAEIESRDALDSGRDLAPLRRADDAITLDTSELTMDEQVSFVVNKLSERLGERFV; encoded by the coding sequence TTGCCTTTCCTTCCTGCCATAATCGCCCTCGACGGACCGGCCGGCTCCGGAAAGACCTCTACGGCTCGCGCCGTCGCTGAGCGACTCGGCTTCGTTTACCTGGACACGGGCGCCATGTACCGTGCGGTGACGCTGGCGGCCCTGGAGGCCGGGAGTGCGCTGACAGATGAAGCGGTGGGCCGGCTGCTGGCCACGCTGCGGCTCGACCTCGGGTATCGCGACGGGCACATGACCGTTCGGATCGATGGAGACGATGCGACGGAACGCCTGCGGGGGCAAGAGGTGGGCCGGCATGTCAGCCAGGTGAGCGCCCTGCGTTCCGTGCGCGTGAGGATGGTCGAGGCCCAGCGCGAGATAGCCCGCTCCCAACTCGCGGCAGGACGGGGTGTGGTGGTCGACGGGCGCGATATCGGGACGGTCGTGTTTCCGGAGGCGACGCTCAAGATATTTATGTCCGCCAACGCCCGGGTACGCGCCAAACGTCGGCAACGCGAGCTGGCCGAGAAAGGGGACCGCCGCAGCGTAGGCCAGGTGCTGGCCGAAATCGAGTCCCGCGATGCCCTCGATAGTGGGCGCGACCTCGCGCCACTCCGCCGGGCCGACGATGCCATTACGCTCGATACCAGCGAGTTAACGATGGACGAGCAAGTTTCATTTGTAGTTAACAAACTCTCGGAACGCCTCGGCGAACGGTTCGTATGA